The DNA sequence CCGAGTTCGCGCATATGTTCCTCGGAGGAGCGATATTCACGACGCTCTTCCTCGGTGGTGGAGCCGGACCCGTGCTTCCCGCGGTACTCTGGTTCGTAATCAAGATGTTTGCTGTCTACGCAGTCATACAGTGGCTACGTGCGACGATACCGCGTGTACGTATAGACCAGCTTCTACAGATAGGATGGAAGCGTCTACTTGAACTCAGCTTCCTCAACCTTCTGTTCACGACAGGTATTATGTGGGTGACACTATGATGGGAGTACTCAAATCGTTAGGAGTCACAGCAAAGCACGCCATAAGAGGCGAGACATTCACGGTCGAGTACCCCGAGGAGTCGCCCGAGGTATCGCCGCGGTTCAGGGGCACACATAAGTTCAGCCTCTCGCGGTGTATCTCGTGTAGGATGTGTGAGGAGGTCTGTCCCAACAACACGATAGAGATAAAGACAGATCGGAAGAGGAACATAGAGGAGTACAACCTCAACCTCGGTCAGTGTATCTACTGCCGTCTGTGTGAGGAGGTCTGTCCCACAGACGCCATAATCCTGACACAGCACTTCGAGCTAAACGCTGGAATGAAGGCGGAGCTCGAGTACACGAAGGAGGATCTCATGGACGTGCCGTGGTACAAGGACACCGACCCGCTCGAAGCCAGGGAGCCCGACAGGGGTGGCTGGATAGGAACGAGCGAGGAAGAACAGCAGGAGATAGAGGAGCTTTACGGAGATTAAAAATGACAGGACTAGAGACAGCAGTCTTCGTTCTGTTCGCAGTCGTGACCGTAGGAGCGAGCCTAGGG is a window from the Candidatus Afararchaeum irisae genome containing:
- a CDS encoding NADH-quinone oxidoreductase subunit I encodes the protein MMGVLKSLGVTAKHAIRGETFTVEYPEESPEVSPRFRGTHKFSLSRCISCRMCEEVCPNNTIEIKTDRKRNIEEYNLNLGQCIYCRLCEEVCPTDAIILTQHFELNAGMKAELEYTKEDLMDVPWYKDTDPLEAREPDRGGWIGTSEEEQQEIEELYGD